The Deltaproteobacteria bacterium genome has a segment encoding these proteins:
- a CDS encoding MFS transporter: MDVSSEMIHGLLPLYLVGTLGASLLAVGWIDGIAEATASITKLFSGAFSDWIGRRKPLALAGYGLAALSKPIFPLAPTLSWVIAARFVDRVGKGIRGAPRDALIAELAPGELRGASFGLRQALDTVGAFAGPLLAVACMALLHDDFRAVFWIAVAPAFIAVALLAFGVSEPDQTRAAAERRAPLELASLRRLGAPYLRVLGITALLALARFGEAFLILRAGSVGLRATLGPLVLVLMNAVYMLSAYPAGALSDRIDRTRLLALACAVLVASELVLAFSAGLVGAALGVALFGLHLGLSQGLLAALVADSAPPELHGTAFGVFHLVTGVTILAASPFAGWLWDAYGASAPFAAGAAFAALALVSLLRRRRS, encoded by the coding sequence ATGGATGTCTCGTCCGAGATGATCCACGGGCTGCTGCCGCTCTACCTGGTGGGGACGCTTGGCGCGAGCCTGCTGGCCGTCGGCTGGATCGACGGCATCGCGGAGGCGACCGCCTCGATCACCAAGCTCTTCTCCGGCGCCTTCTCCGACTGGATCGGCCGGCGCAAGCCGCTTGCGCTCGCGGGGTACGGTCTCGCGGCGCTCTCCAAGCCGATCTTCCCGCTCGCCCCGACACTTTCCTGGGTCATCGCGGCGCGCTTCGTGGACCGCGTCGGCAAGGGGATCCGCGGCGCGCCGCGCGACGCGCTGATCGCCGAGCTCGCGCCGGGAGAGCTTCGCGGCGCGAGCTTCGGGCTTCGCCAGGCGCTCGACACGGTCGGCGCGTTCGCGGGGCCGCTTCTCGCGGTCGCGTGCATGGCGCTGCTGCACGACGACTTCCGCGCCGTGTTCTGGATCGCGGTCGCGCCGGCCTTCATCGCGGTTGCGCTGCTCGCGTTCGGCGTCTCCGAGCCGGACCAGACGCGAGCCGCGGCCGAGCGCCGAGCGCCGCTCGAGCTGGCGAGCCTGCGCAGACTCGGCGCGCCGTATCTGCGCGTGCTCGGAATCACCGCGCTGCTCGCGCTCGCGCGCTTCGGCGAGGCGTTCTTGATCCTGCGCGCAGGCTCCGTCGGGCTTCGCGCGACGCTCGGCCCGCTCGTGCTGGTGCTGATGAACGCCGTGTACATGCTCTCGGCGTACCCGGCGGGCGCGCTCTCGGACCGAATCGACCGCACGCGGCTCCTCGCGCTGGCCTGCGCGGTTCTGGTCGCGAGCGAGCTCGTGCTCGCGTTCTCGGCCGGCCTCGTCGGAGCCGCGCTCGGCGTCGCCCTCTTCGGCCTCCACCTCGGGTTGTCGCAGGGCCTGCTCGCGGCGCTCGTCGCGGACAGCGCGCCGCCCGAGCTTCACGGCACGGCCTTCGGCGTCTTCCACCTCGTGACCGGCGTGACGATTCTCGCCGCGAGCCCGTTCGCCGGCTGGCTCTGGGACGCGTACGGTGCGAGCGCGCCGTTCGCTGCGGGTGCGGCGTTCGCCGCGCTCGCGCTGGTCTCGTTGCTGCGCCGCAGGAGGAGCTGA